The Acuticoccus sediminis genome has a window encoding:
- a CDS encoding urea ABC transporter substrate-binding protein — translation MARLTRRSFVTGTSALALGSGILPMPGILRRARAQDGPVKIGCLFSSSGTMANIEGRLNDVVKMAAAELNAAGGVLGREVEVMVSDPASDWPLYAQIGRQMLQQEGVASLFGCWTSVSRKSVLPVVEQNNGLLFYPLHFEGDENSENVVYLNSPPASSVLPAVDYLMSDDGVAAKRFFMLGSDYVWPRTINKQLKGYFESLGFDSSSWREEYVPFGFSNFQSLVQEIRRFADEPGGQPVVILTVVGSSIPDFFREFANQGIMATDIPVLGLDALEADFEGLNTEELVGHLNCWAYLQAVDAPENETFMKNWADYVGANNVPYPPNVVIDPMVSAYDGVKFWAMAAEKAGSFDVPEVRSAFGGLSFSDPSGYNISMTSENNYVSRGVFIGSLNYDSAFDILWQSEGTPKPVPFSEFG, via the coding sequence ATGGCCAGACTGACGCGGCGATCGTTTGTTACGGGAACCAGTGCACTCGCTCTCGGCTCCGGTATTCTTCCCATGCCGGGCATTCTGCGCCGTGCTCGCGCGCAGGACGGACCGGTCAAGATCGGCTGCCTGTTCTCCTCCTCCGGCACCATGGCCAACATCGAAGGCCGTCTGAACGACGTCGTGAAGATGGCCGCCGCCGAGCTGAACGCCGCGGGCGGCGTCCTCGGCCGTGAGGTCGAGGTGATGGTCTCCGATCCCGCCTCCGACTGGCCGCTCTACGCCCAGATCGGCCGCCAGATGCTGCAGCAGGAGGGCGTGGCGTCGCTGTTCGGCTGCTGGACGTCGGTGTCGCGCAAGTCGGTCCTGCCCGTCGTGGAGCAGAACAACGGCCTCCTGTTCTACCCGCTGCACTTCGAGGGCGACGAGAACTCCGAGAACGTCGTCTACCTCAACTCGCCCCCGGCGAGCTCCGTGCTGCCGGCGGTCGACTACCTCATGAGCGACGACGGCGTCGCGGCGAAGCGCTTCTTCATGCTCGGCTCCGACTACGTGTGGCCGCGCACGATCAACAAGCAGCTCAAGGGCTACTTCGAGTCGCTGGGCTTCGATTCCTCGTCCTGGCGGGAAGAGTACGTGCCGTTCGGCTTCTCCAACTTCCAGTCGCTGGTGCAGGAGATCCGCCGCTTCGCCGACGAGCCGGGCGGCCAGCCGGTGGTGATCCTCACCGTCGTCGGCTCCTCCATCCCGGACTTCTTCCGCGAGTTCGCCAACCAGGGCATCATGGCGACCGACATCCCCGTCCTCGGCCTCGACGCGCTGGAGGCCGACTTCGAGGGCCTCAACACCGAGGAACTGGTCGGCCACCTCAACTGCTGGGCCTACCTGCAGGCGGTCGACGCGCCCGAGAACGAGACGTTCATGAAGAACTGGGCGGACTACGTCGGCGCCAACAACGTGCCGTATCCGCCGAACGTCGTGATCGACCCGATGGTGTCGGCCTATGACGGCGTGAAGTTCTGGGCGATGGCGGCGGAGAAGGCCGGCTCGTTCGACGTGCCCGAAGTGCGCTCCGCGTTCGGCGGCCTCTCGTTCTCCGACCCGTCCGGCTACAACATCTCCATGACGAGCGAGAACAACTACGTCTCCCGCGGCGTCTTCATCGGCTCGCTGAACTACGACAGCGCGTTCGACATCCTGTGGCAATCGGAGGGCACGCCGAAGCCCGTCCCGTTCAGCGAATTCGGCTGA
- the urtB gene encoding urea ABC transporter permease subunit UrtB, which yields MFSRLTPLLRGLLGLMAVLTPLVCGEAAAQGAGAAEVPLDRAAIAAGLCTDAGDTLDRAADALGDASDDDLAFLRRITDALMGRNLVCGETVAIKSGGGTVDALTGAPADASGKTPVLNLRNRASAENLGAALTLLTPSSASDRDRALRVLARRPQGVSAAALARAAEAALDDASRAAIEELAVVASLASEDVSERIAAVEALARTPNRRNLGRLEALKGEPAYEGDTAFRDAVDAAIGEASTWVRIADALSVLFSGLSYASILFIAAVGLAIVFGLMGVINLAHGEFIMIGAYVTFMVQEVLRALAPALVDWYLILAIPFTFLVTAAIGVAIELLVVRHLYRRPLMTLLATWAVSLFLVNIVRVTFGTQNLAFATPSYISGGFTLIGDFIVTQNRLFAIVFALVVLAATWLILKKTPFGLNVRAVTQNREMASAIGIATRRVDMLAFGLGSGLAGLAGLALAPIYNVNPLMGTNFIIESFMVVVLGGVGSLAGTLIAALGIGQINVLIEPIWGAVAAKVIVLLLIIAFIQRRPEGLFAAPGRRK from the coding sequence TTGTTCTCACGGTTGACGCCCCTTTTGCGCGGGCTCCTCGGCCTCATGGCCGTGCTGACGCCGCTCGTGTGCGGCGAGGCGGCCGCGCAAGGCGCGGGCGCGGCGGAGGTACCGCTCGACCGGGCCGCCATCGCCGCCGGCCTCTGCACCGACGCGGGCGACACGCTGGACCGCGCCGCCGACGCGCTCGGCGATGCGAGCGACGACGACCTCGCCTTCCTGCGCCGGATCACCGATGCCCTCATGGGCCGCAACCTCGTCTGCGGCGAGACGGTCGCGATCAAGTCCGGCGGCGGCACGGTCGACGCGCTCACCGGCGCGCCGGCCGACGCCAGCGGCAAGACACCGGTGCTCAATCTCCGCAACCGCGCCAGCGCCGAGAACCTCGGGGCGGCGCTGACGCTCCTGACCCCCTCCAGCGCGTCGGACCGGGATCGTGCGCTGCGCGTCCTCGCGCGCCGGCCGCAGGGCGTCTCCGCCGCTGCGCTCGCGAGGGCGGCCGAGGCCGCCCTCGACGATGCGAGCCGCGCCGCCATCGAGGAACTCGCCGTCGTCGCCTCGCTCGCGTCCGAGGACGTCTCCGAGCGCATCGCCGCCGTCGAGGCGCTCGCGCGGACGCCCAACCGCCGCAACCTCGGCCGCCTCGAGGCGCTGAAGGGCGAGCCGGCCTACGAGGGCGACACGGCCTTCCGCGACGCCGTCGACGCCGCGATCGGCGAGGCCTCCACCTGGGTGCGGATCGCCGACGCCCTGTCGGTGCTCTTCAGCGGGCTGTCCTACGCATCGATCCTCTTCATCGCCGCGGTGGGGCTCGCCATCGTCTTCGGGCTGATGGGCGTCATCAACCTCGCCCACGGCGAGTTCATCATGATCGGCGCCTACGTCACCTTCATGGTCCAGGAGGTGCTGCGGGCGCTCGCTCCGGCGCTGGTGGACTGGTACCTCATCCTCGCGATCCCGTTCACCTTCCTGGTGACGGCGGCCATCGGCGTCGCCATCGAGCTCCTCGTCGTGCGCCACCTCTACCGGCGGCCGCTGATGACGCTGCTCGCCACCTGGGCGGTCAGCCTGTTCCTCGTGAACATCGTGCGCGTCACCTTCGGCACCCAGAACCTCGCCTTCGCGACGCCGTCCTACATCTCCGGCGGCTTCACCCTGATCGGCGACTTCATCGTCACGCAGAACCGCCTCTTCGCGATCGTCTTCGCGCTGGTCGTGCTCGCTGCCACCTGGCTGATCCTCAAGAAGACGCCGTTCGGCCTCAACGTGCGCGCCGTGACGCAGAACCGCGAGATGGCGAGCGCCATCGGCATCGCGACCCGGCGGGTGGACATGCTGGCGTTCGGGCTCGGCTCGGGCCTTGCCGGTCTCGCAGGTCTGGCGCTGGCGCCGATCTACAACGTCAACCCGCTGATGGGGACCAACTTCATCATCGAGAGCTTCATGGTCGTGGTGCTCGGCGGCGTCGGCAGCCTCGCCGGCACGCTGATCGCCGCGCTCGGCATCGGTCAGATCAACGTGCTGATCGAGCCGATCTGGGGGGCCGTCGCCGCCAAGGTGATCGTGCTGCTCCTCATCATCGCCTTCATCCAGCGCCGGCCCGAGGGGCTGTTCGCCGCGCCGGGACGCCGCAAATGA
- the urtC gene encoding urea ABC transporter permease subunit UrtC — protein MTPRDPLAALFAAPAGASRGGSPAVIGAVALALVAVVVLGGPLAGSEAGLSPYMVNLVGQLAAFALLAVSLDLIWGFAGILSLGHGLYFAIGGYVIAMHLLKHGYETTGTVPDFMQFMGWSEFPVYWFGLELFPYALVVAVAAAGLVAFVFGYVSFRSRVGGVYFAIITQALVYVAMLLMFRNDTGFGGNNGMTGFSVIFGYPINTPGAAMAMSAASLAVLLAALLGTRALVRSQFGRLVLAARDDEVRLKTLGYDTLRIKLALWCLSAVLAALAGMLYVPQVGIINPRVLSPELSIEIAVWVAVGGRGHLTGAVIGAVLVNALKFWLSTNAPELWPFILSGLVIVVVLVLPNGLTDLSAAVRGAMGRTGRRAAAREATP, from the coding sequence ATGACCCCACGCGATCCCCTCGCCGCGCTGTTCGCGGCCCCGGCCGGCGCCTCGCGCGGCGGCTCACCCGCCGTCATCGGGGCGGTGGCCCTGGCGCTCGTCGCGGTCGTCGTGCTGGGCGGGCCGCTGGCCGGGTCGGAGGCGGGCCTTTCGCCCTACATGGTCAACCTCGTCGGCCAGCTCGCGGCCTTCGCGCTGCTCGCCGTCTCGCTCGATCTCATCTGGGGCTTCGCCGGCATCCTCAGCCTCGGCCACGGGCTCTACTTCGCCATCGGCGGCTACGTCATCGCCATGCACCTTCTCAAGCACGGCTACGAGACGACCGGCACGGTGCCCGACTTCATGCAGTTCATGGGGTGGAGCGAATTCCCGGTCTACTGGTTCGGCCTCGAGCTCTTCCCCTACGCGCTGGTCGTCGCGGTCGCCGCCGCCGGGCTGGTCGCGTTCGTCTTCGGCTACGTGTCGTTCCGGTCCCGGGTCGGCGGCGTCTACTTCGCCATCATCACGCAGGCGCTCGTCTACGTCGCGATGCTCTTGATGTTCCGCAACGACACGGGCTTCGGCGGCAACAACGGAATGACCGGTTTCTCCGTCATCTTCGGTTACCCGATCAACACGCCGGGCGCGGCCATGGCGATGTCGGCGGCCTCGCTCGCGGTGCTGCTCGCGGCGCTGCTCGGCACGCGCGCGCTTGTGCGCTCGCAGTTCGGCCGGCTGGTGCTCGCCGCGCGCGACGACGAGGTGCGCCTCAAGACGCTCGGCTACGACACGCTGAGGATCAAGCTCGCCCTCTGGTGCCTGTCGGCGGTCCTGGCGGCGCTGGCGGGGATGCTCTACGTGCCGCAGGTCGGCATCATCAACCCGCGCGTCCTGTCGCCGGAGCTATCGATCGAGATCGCCGTCTGGGTCGCGGTCGGCGGCCGGGGCCATCTGACCGGAGCCGTCATCGGCGCCGTCCTGGTGAACGCCCTGAAGTTCTGGCTCTCGACCAACGCGCCGGAATTGTGGCCCTTCATCCTCTCCGGCCTCGTCATCGTGGTGGTGCTCGTCCTGCCGAACGGGCTGACGGACCTGTCGGCCGCCGTCCGTGGCGCCATGGGACGCACCGGACGCCGCGCGGCCGCGCGGGAGGCGACGCCGTGA
- a CDS encoding ABC transporter ATP-binding protein, with the protein MTDAIIVDDLTVRFGSLTAINGLSLAIRYGEIHALIGPNGAGKSTLLDVICGVTRPTSGGVRLDHEVELGRTREAGIAALGLFRKFQKPSVFDALTVFENATLGSGHGRWRRPSEAEAERAMATLTRVGLAGRAGVLAGELAHGEKQWLEIAMVVAAAPKVLMLDEPVAGLSDEERDRTASLVRELSAPDCAIVVVEHDMDFVAKIADRVTVLHEGSALFEGSMDKVRADQRVIDVYLGR; encoded by the coding sequence GTGACGGACGCGATCATCGTCGACGACCTCACGGTCCGCTTCGGCAGCCTCACCGCCATCAACGGACTGTCGCTGGCGATCCGCTACGGCGAGATCCACGCCCTGATCGGCCCCAACGGTGCCGGCAAGTCGACGCTGCTCGACGTCATCTGCGGCGTGACGCGGCCGACGTCGGGCGGGGTCCGGCTGGACCATGAGGTCGAGCTGGGACGCACGAGGGAGGCGGGCATCGCCGCCCTCGGCCTCTTCCGCAAGTTCCAGAAACCGAGTGTCTTCGACGCGCTCACCGTGTTCGAGAACGCCACGCTCGGCAGCGGCCACGGCCGCTGGCGCCGCCCCAGCGAGGCGGAGGCGGAGCGGGCGATGGCGACCCTGACGCGGGTCGGCCTCGCCGGCCGGGCCGGCGTGCTGGCCGGCGAGCTCGCGCACGGCGAAAAGCAGTGGCTCGAGATCGCCATGGTGGTCGCGGCGGCGCCGAAGGTCCTGATGCTGGACGAGCCGGTCGCCGGCCTCAGCGACGAGGAGCGCGACCGCACCGCGAGCCTGGTGCGCGAGCTCTCGGCGCCCGACTGCGCCATCGTCGTCGTCGAGCACGACATGGATTTCGTCGCCAAGATCGCCGACCGTGTCACGGTCCTGCATGAGGGGAGCGCGCTGTTCGAGGGGTCCATGGACAAGGTCCGGGCCGACCAGCGCGTCATTGACGTCTACCTCGGCCGCTGA
- a CDS encoding ATP-binding cassette domain-containing protein encodes MKIEIEHLDQHYGSAQILRDVSLTVDSGECVALLGRNGAGKTTLIKCLVGTLSPTSGRILADGQDITAMRPHLRSRMGFATVPQGREVFRELTVRENILAAARAHGHASDGTIEETVERFPVLPQMWSRSAGQLSGGQQQQLAFARALVTRPSVLLLDEPTEGIQPSIVAAIGDLIASLKGAMTVILVEQYVDFALGLAESAVTMDRGRVSAKIPKAEFDRTVLRTSVSV; translated from the coding sequence ATGAAGATCGAGATCGAACACCTCGACCAGCACTACGGCTCGGCGCAGATCCTGCGGGACGTCTCGCTGACGGTCGACAGCGGCGAGTGCGTCGCCCTGCTCGGCCGCAACGGAGCGGGCAAGACGACCCTCATCAAGTGCCTCGTCGGCACGCTGAGCCCCACCTCCGGCCGCATCCTGGCGGACGGGCAGGATATCACCGCGATGCGCCCGCACCTGCGCTCGCGGATGGGCTTCGCGACGGTGCCGCAGGGGCGGGAGGTCTTCCGCGAGCTGACGGTCAGGGAGAACATCCTCGCCGCCGCCAGAGCCCACGGCCACGCGAGCGACGGCACCATCGAAGAGACCGTGGAGCGCTTTCCCGTCCTGCCGCAGATGTGGTCGCGCAGCGCCGGCCAGCTCTCCGGCGGTCAGCAGCAGCAGCTCGCCTTCGCGCGAGCCCTGGTGACGCGGCCGTCGGTCCTGCTCCTCGACGAGCCGACCGAAGGCATCCAGCCGTCCATCGTGGCCGCGATCGGCGACCTCATCGCGTCCCTCAAGGGCGCGATGACGGTGATCCTGGTGGAGCAGTACGTCGACTTCGCGCTCGGCCTCGCCGAGAGTGCCGTCACCATGGACCGCGGCCGTGTCAGCGCGAAGATCCCCAAGGCGGAGTTCGACCGCACGGTGCTCAGAACATCCGTGTCGGTCTAG
- a CDS encoding acetamidase/formamidase family protein, with product MASHEIPGTHETMVWGYFDATTPPVATVESGDEVTLYSFPAGGAEALPADRSIVPPAYLEAIESLTQGAGPHFVTGPVFVKGAVPGDVLQVDILETDVTMDWGFMAILPLLGTAPEAFTEYETIHPKIDRERRVMVMPWGAEIPLDPFCGIIGVAPPPEWGRCGSPVPRAFGGNMDNKELKPGTTLYLPVFNEGALFFAGDGHGVQGDGEVCITALETGVKATFRLTVRKDLSYAKPFAENETHLIAIGLNEDLDDAAKEAVLEMVDRICERTNLSRNQAYMLCSVAADVRVTQLVDGNKGIHVMLPKSVL from the coding sequence ATGGCAAGCCACGAGATCCCCGGAACCCACGAAACCATGGTCTGGGGCTATTTCGACGCCACGACCCCGCCGGTCGCGACCGTCGAGTCCGGGGACGAGGTGACGCTCTATTCCTTCCCGGCGGGCGGCGCCGAGGCGCTTCCGGCCGATCGCTCGATCGTCCCCCCGGCCTACCTGGAGGCGATCGAGAGCCTGACGCAGGGCGCCGGGCCGCACTTCGTCACCGGCCCCGTCTTCGTCAAGGGCGCCGTGCCCGGCGACGTGCTCCAGGTCGACATCCTGGAGACGGACGTGACGATGGACTGGGGCTTCATGGCGATCCTGCCGCTGCTCGGCACCGCCCCGGAGGCGTTCACCGAGTACGAGACGATCCACCCGAAGATCGACCGCGAACGGCGCGTCATGGTGATGCCCTGGGGTGCGGAGATCCCGCTCGACCCGTTCTGCGGCATCATCGGCGTCGCGCCGCCGCCGGAGTGGGGCCGCTGCGGCTCCCCCGTGCCGCGCGCCTTCGGCGGCAACATGGACAACAAGGAGCTGAAGCCCGGCACGACGCTCTACCTCCCGGTCTTCAACGAGGGGGCGCTGTTCTTCGCCGGCGACGGCCACGGCGTGCAGGGTGACGGCGAGGTGTGCATCACCGCGCTGGAGACGGGCGTGAAGGCCACCTTCCGCCTCACCGTGCGCAAGGACCTCTCCTACGCCAAGCCGTTCGCCGAGAACGAGACCCACCTCATCGCCATCGGCCTCAACGAGGACCTCGACGACGCCGCCAAGGAGGCGGTGCTGGAGATGGTGGACCGGATCTGCGAGCGCACCAACCTCTCCCGCAACCAGGCCTACATGCTGTGCTCGGTCGCGGCGGACGTGCGTGTCACCCAGCTCGTCGACGGCAACAAGGGCATCCACGTGATGCTGCCGAAGTCGGTGCTGTGA
- a CDS encoding HupE/UreJ family protein — MTGRRPRAIPGGSGSGRRGLVPALAMVLAALLALAGSMQGASAHDVPADIRINGFVRPAGDRLQLLLRVPMLALLEVDFPKHGAGYLTISEADQSLRNAVKLWLTDKIEVWEDRRLLPKPEVVSPRVSLPSDRSFASFETALAHLGDPPLADDLDLYWNQQMLDVLLEYPITSETARFTIELGVQQFALRVNTSLRFLPPGGGVRPFEFVGNPGPLHLDPSWAQAAWRFFVDGFHHILGGIDHLLFLLCLVVPFLRLRPLLVLVTSFTLAHSVSLTAAAFGFVPDALWFAPLIETLIAATIVYMALENIVIAAQRRAQETQLRRRWIVTFCFGLIHGFGFSFLLREQFQFAGEHLITSLAMFNLGVEAGQITVLLVLVPVLRMAFRYIVPERLGVIVVSALVVHTAWHWMIERGDDLMQFRFPELSALFLAGVLRALLAMLVIGVALALADRWLARRRILRPSPAMAEQQPRSDAGPAEGAMS; from the coding sequence ATGACCGGGCGACGTCCCCGAGCGATTCCCGGCGGTTCGGGGAGCGGCCGGCGCGGGCTCGTCCCGGCACTCGCCATGGTCCTGGCGGCGCTCCTCGCCCTCGCCGGGTCGATGCAGGGGGCGAGCGCCCATGACGTTCCGGCCGACATCCGCATCAACGGGTTCGTGCGGCCTGCGGGCGACCGCCTGCAGCTCCTGCTGCGCGTTCCGATGCTGGCGCTGCTGGAGGTCGACTTCCCCAAGCACGGCGCCGGGTACCTGACGATCTCCGAAGCGGACCAGTCGCTGCGCAACGCGGTCAAGCTCTGGCTGACCGACAAGATCGAGGTCTGGGAGGACCGGCGGCTGCTGCCCAAGCCGGAGGTCGTCAGCCCGAGGGTGTCGCTGCCTTCGGACCGGTCCTTCGCGTCGTTCGAGACCGCGCTCGCCCACCTCGGCGACCCGCCGCTCGCCGACGACCTCGACCTCTACTGGAACCAGCAGATGCTGGACGTGCTGCTGGAATACCCGATCACGTCGGAGACGGCGCGCTTCACGATCGAGCTCGGGGTCCAGCAGTTCGCGCTGCGCGTCAACACCTCGCTGCGTTTCCTGCCGCCCGGCGGGGGCGTGCGTCCCTTCGAGTTCGTGGGCAATCCCGGGCCGCTCCATCTCGATCCGAGCTGGGCGCAGGCGGCGTGGCGCTTCTTCGTGGACGGATTCCACCACATCCTCGGCGGCATCGACCACCTGCTCTTCCTCCTCTGCCTGGTGGTGCCGTTCCTGAGGCTGCGCCCGCTCCTCGTGCTGGTGACGTCGTTCACGCTCGCCCACTCCGTCTCGCTGACGGCGGCCGCCTTCGGGTTCGTGCCCGACGCGCTCTGGTTCGCGCCGCTGATCGAGACGCTGATCGCCGCCACGATCGTCTACATGGCGCTCGAGAACATCGTCATCGCCGCGCAGCGGCGGGCACAGGAGACCCAGCTCAGGCGGCGCTGGATCGTCACCTTCTGCTTCGGCCTCATCCACGGGTTCGGGTTCTCCTTCCTGCTGCGGGAGCAGTTCCAGTTCGCGGGCGAGCACCTCATCACCTCGCTGGCGATGTTCAATCTCGGCGTCGAGGCCGGCCAGATCACCGTGCTTCTCGTCCTGGTGCCGGTTCTGAGGATGGCGTTCCGCTACATCGTGCCGGAGCGGCTCGGCGTCATCGTCGTCTCCGCGCTCGTCGTCCACACCGCGTGGCACTGGATGATCGAGCGCGGCGACGACCTGATGCAGTTCCGCTTCCCCGAGCTTAGCGCGCTCTTCCTCGCCGGCGTCCTGCGGGCGCTTCTCGCGATGCTGGTGATCGGCGTCGCGCTCGCCCTCGCCGACCGCTGGCTCGCCCGCCGCCGCATCCTTCGTCCGTCCCCGGCCATGGCCGAGCAGCAGCCCCGGTCCGATGCGGGTCCGGCGGAAGGGGCGATGTCATAG
- a CDS encoding LysR family transcriptional regulator, translated as MLDFRQIQNFVAVAERLNISRAAEVVHLSQPALSRQMQALEKRLGLTLFERVGNRLVLTAEGEDLLRGAVALIDQAQHLVDRSQKLQSGSVGLLRVGATSQTIARLVSPTMVRFRESYPLVDVILSEGDNDSLLEMVDTGVVHVAVAAFSNARGLAGTKLFEAALRLVVPPGHRLEGASAATIADIADEHLMLLRRGFLTRQLFDLTCASSGLRPNILLESDSAETLACLADDGHGIAVVSTSARPVRDAARTIALHNDGAPIKGDVYAVWKNNRSRPACLADFVSCLARQAAPGGPAAGAPPVGL; from the coding sequence GTGCTCGATTTCAGGCAGATCCAGAACTTTGTCGCCGTCGCCGAACGCCTCAACATCTCGCGGGCGGCGGAGGTGGTGCATCTCAGCCAGCCGGCGTTGTCGCGGCAGATGCAGGCGCTGGAGAAGCGCCTCGGGCTCACGCTGTTCGAGCGGGTCGGCAACCGCCTCGTCCTTACGGCGGAGGGGGAGGATCTCCTGCGGGGGGCCGTCGCGCTGATCGACCAGGCGCAGCACCTCGTCGACCGGTCCCAGAAGCTGCAGAGCGGCAGCGTCGGGCTGCTGCGCGTCGGCGCAACGTCGCAGACGATCGCGCGGCTGGTGTCGCCGACGATGGTGCGCTTCCGCGAGAGCTATCCCCTCGTCGACGTGATCCTGAGCGAAGGCGACAACGACAGCCTCCTCGAGATGGTGGACACGGGCGTCGTCCATGTCGCCGTCGCCGCGTTCAGCAACGCGCGCGGGCTCGCGGGGACCAAGCTCTTCGAAGCGGCACTGCGGCTCGTCGTTCCCCCCGGGCACCGGCTGGAGGGCGCCTCGGCGGCGACCATCGCGGACATCGCGGACGAGCACCTGATGCTGCTGCGGCGGGGGTTCCTGACGCGGCAGCTCTTCGACCTCACGTGCGCGAGCTCCGGACTGCGGCCGAACATCCTGCTGGAGAGCGACAGTGCCGAGACGCTCGCCTGCCTCGCCGACGACGGGCACGGCATCGCGGTCGTCTCCACCTCCGCCCGCCCGGTGCGGGACGCCGCCCGCACGATCGCCCTCCACAACGACGGCGCGCCGATCAAGGGCGATGTCTACGCGGTGTGGAAGAACAACCGCTCCCGTCCCGCCTGCCTCGCCGACTTCGTGTCCTGCCTCGCCCGCCAGGCCGCTCCCGGCGGGCCTGCGGCCGGCGCGCCGCCCGTCGGGCTATGA
- a CDS encoding LamB/YcsF family protein, producing the protein MRININADIGESFGHYRIGNDSVIMAGIGSANIACGMHAGDPTIMTETVRLAIENGVSIGAHPGFNDLWGFGRRQIRMRAIDLQHLVTYQIGALMALAGAQGARVTHVKPHGALNNMAHSQDDVALAVARGIKAADPDLIFVANANSAMTRAGESVGLKVANEAYIDRRYDDTGYMLSRERDDAVIHDPEEAAEQVVRFLEEGAIISTTGKRVEAEIHSFCLHGDEPTAGVVLDAVRKRLAAASIEVVTLPELLG; encoded by the coding sequence GTGCGCATCAACATCAATGCCGACATCGGCGAAAGCTTCGGCCACTATCGGATCGGCAACGACAGCGTGATCATGGCCGGGATCGGATCGGCCAACATCGCCTGCGGCATGCACGCCGGCGATCCTACGATCATGACCGAGACCGTCCGGCTGGCGATCGAGAACGGCGTGTCGATCGGCGCGCATCCGGGCTTCAACGACCTGTGGGGCTTCGGCCGGCGGCAGATCCGCATGCGGGCGATCGACCTGCAGCACCTCGTCACCTACCAGATCGGCGCGCTGATGGCGCTGGCCGGGGCACAGGGCGCCCGGGTGACGCACGTCAAGCCGCACGGCGCTCTCAACAATATGGCCCACTCGCAGGACGATGTGGCGCTGGCCGTCGCACGCGGCATCAAGGCGGCGGATCCGGACCTCATCTTCGTCGCAAACGCCAACTCGGCGATGACGCGCGCGGGGGAGAGCGTCGGCCTGAAGGTCGCCAACGAGGCCTATATCGACCGCCGCTACGACGACACCGGCTACATGCTCTCGCGCGAGCGGGACGACGCGGTGATCCACGATCCGGAGGAAGCCGCCGAACAGGTTGTCCGTTTCCTCGAGGAGGGGGCCATCATCTCGACCACCGGCAAACGGGTCGAGGCCGAGATCCACTCCTTCTGCCTCCACGGTGACGAGCCGACCGCGGGAGTGGTGCTCGACGCCGTGCGCAAGCGCCTCGCGGCGGCGTCCATCGAGGTCGTCACCCTGCCCGAACTCCTCGGCTGA
- a CDS encoding tripartite tricarboxylate transporter substrate binding protein has translation MTINVGFGAGGGVDTITRAIAPVLSEALGETVIVVNQPGAGGAVATTRLKATPGDGYTLVATTSTTLTFDPHTGAVAFDVGEFDYIAAFGTFPEALIALPSRGWADLSAMLEEAKANGTALTYASNTAIDKMVTAALSKASGVTINPVPVESGAESVSQTLGGHVDFAYSSGTYYPQAVSGDLMILAGLGDDPVPGFEERPTLRGLGYDISSVNMILYLAPKGLPADAKAKLVEAFDAAAKSDALLSVLDKRNMGSFTVTGDALTALIEKQYKQFGTLAEGQN, from the coding sequence GTGACCATCAACGTCGGCTTCGGCGCCGGCGGCGGCGTCGACACGATCACGCGGGCCATTGCCCCGGTGCTGTCCGAAGCGCTGGGTGAGACGGTCATCGTCGTCAACCAGCCCGGCGCCGGCGGCGCCGTCGCGACGACGCGGCTGAAGGCCACTCCGGGCGACGGCTACACCCTCGTCGCCACCACCTCGACGACGCTGACCTTCGATCCGCACACCGGCGCGGTCGCCTTCGATGTCGGCGAGTTCGACTATATCGCCGCGTTCGGCACCTTCCCCGAGGCGCTGATCGCGCTGCCGTCCCGCGGCTGGGCCGACCTCAGCGCCATGCTGGAGGAGGCCAAGGCCAACGGCACCGCGCTGACCTACGCCTCGAACACCGCGATCGACAAGATGGTGACCGCGGCCCTCTCCAAGGCGAGCGGCGTGACGATCAACCCGGTCCCGGTCGAGAGCGGCGCGGAGTCGGTGTCGCAGACCCTTGGCGGGCATGTCGACTTCGCCTACAGCTCCGGCACGTACTACCCGCAGGCGGTCTCCGGCGACCTTATGATCCTCGCCGGCCTCGGCGACGATCCCGTCCCCGGCTTCGAGGAGCGGCCGACCCTGCGCGGTCTCGGCTACGACATCTCGAGCGTCAACATGATCCTCTACCTCGCCCCGAAGGGTCTGCCGGCGGACGCGAAGGCGAAGCTCGTCGAGGCGTTCGACGCGGCGGCGAAGAGCGACGCGCTGCTGAGCGTCCTCGACAAGCGCAACATGGGCAGCTTCACCGTCACGGGTGACGCGCTGACGGCGCTGATCGAGAAGCAGTACAAGCAGTTCGGCACGCTGGCGGAGGGGCAGAACTGA